One genomic segment of Macaca fascicularis isolate 582-1 chromosome 19, T2T-MFA8v1.1 includes these proteins:
- the NDUFA11 gene encoding NADH dehydrogenase [ubiquinone] 1 alpha subcomplex subunit 11 yields the protein MAPKVFHQYWDIPDGTDCHRKAYATTSIASVAGLTAAAYRVILNPPGTFLEGVAKVGQYTFTAAAVGAVFGLTSCISAQVREKPDDPLNYFLGGCAGGLTLGARTHSYGIGASACVCLGIVASLVKMGRLEGWEMFAKPKV from the exons ATGGCGCCGAAGGTTTTTCATCAGTACTGGGATATCCCCGATGGCACCGATTGCCACCGCAAAGCCTACGCCACCACCAGTATTGCCAGCGTCGCTG GCCTGACCGCCGCTGCCTACAGAGTCATACTCAATCCTCCGGGCACCTTCCTTGAAGGAGTGGCTAAGGTCGGACAATACACGTTCACTGCAG CTGCTGTCGGGGCCGTGTTTGGCCTCACCTCCTGCATCAGCGCCCAGGTCCGCGAGAAGCCCGACGACCCCCTGAACTATTTCCTCGGTGGCTGCGCCGGAGGCCTGACTCTGGGGGCACGCA CGCACAGCTACGGGATCGGCGCCAGCGCCTGCGTGTGCTTGGGCATAGTGGCCTCCCTGGTCAAGATGGGCCGGCTGGAGGGCTGGGAAATGTTTGCAAAACCCAAGGTGTGA